In Marivivens aquimaris, one genomic interval encodes:
- a CDS encoding MFS transporter, with amino-acid sequence MFQVLNASWALLLGIFMLMIGNGLQGTLLGLRGEVEGFSTTEMSIIISAYFLGFLFASRMAPRMIQRVGHVRVFAAMGSTISAILILYPTLADPWAWSIGRVIIGFCFCGVYITAESWLNDSATNETRGKALSLYMIMQMGGIVAGQYVVALGDVSGFVLFVIPSVLVSLAFAPILLSVRPAPAFEVAKPLTVRELIKISPLACMGMLALGGVFAAQFGMTAVYGVKVGMTVPQISIMISTIYIAALLLQYPVGLISDRMDRRWLIAILSLIGGAGAFIGVLTDSYWFVVIAAVAAGGTSNPLYALLIAYCNDYLSREDMAGASGGLLFINGVGAIVGPLIVGYVMDNIGPNGYWAYISFLLFGLGVYAIWRMTQRSTPNLESEDQSNMAPVMMQTATPVAVEVAQEVWGQAEEDENT; translated from the coding sequence ATGTTTCAGGTACTGAACGCATCCTGGGCGCTTCTGCTCGGGATTTTCATGTTGATGATCGGTAACGGTCTGCAAGGCACGCTTCTGGGCCTGCGGGGCGAGGTCGAGGGCTTCTCGACCACCGAGATGTCGATCATCATCTCGGCATACTTCCTCGGCTTCCTGTTCGCGTCCCGCATGGCGCCGCGCATGATCCAGCGCGTGGGCCACGTGCGTGTGTTCGCCGCCATGGGCTCGACCATTTCCGCGATCCTGATCCTCTATCCGACGCTTGCGGACCCGTGGGCATGGTCGATCGGCCGCGTAATCATCGGTTTCTGCTTCTGCGGCGTGTATATCACCGCTGAAAGCTGGCTGAACGACAGCGCGACCAATGAAACCCGCGGCAAGGCGCTTTCGCTCTACATGATCATGCAGATGGGCGGCATCGTCGCCGGTCAGTATGTCGTAGCGCTGGGCGATGTGTCGGGCTTTGTGCTCTTCGTCATTCCGTCGGTCCTCGTTTCGCTGGCTTTCGCACCGATCCTTCTGTCGGTCCGTCCCGCGCCTGCATTCGAAGTGGCCAAGCCGCTCACCGTGCGCGAGCTGATCAAGATTTCGCCGCTGGCCTGCATGGGGATGCTCGCACTCGGCGGCGTGTTCGCGGCGCAGTTCGGTATGACGGCGGTCTACGGCGTGAAGGTCGGCATGACCGTTCCGCAAATCTCGATCATGATCTCGACGATCTACATCGCGGCGTTGCTGCTCCAGTATCCCGTCGGCCTGATCTCGGACCGCATGGACCGCCGCTGGCTGATCGCAATCCTGTCGCTCATCGGCGGGGCAGGTGCCTTCATCGGCGTTCTGACCGATAGTTACTGGTTCGTCGTCATCGCAGCGGTGGCCGCAGGCGGCACCTCAAACCCGCTCTACGCGCTGCTGATCGCCTACTGTAACGACTACCTCTCGCGCGAAGACATGGCGGGCGCATCCGGCGGCCTTCTGTTCATCAACGGGGTCGGAGCGATCGTAGGCCCGCTGATCGTGGGTTACGTCATGGATAACATCGGTCCTAACGGCTACTGGGCTTACATCTCGTTCCTGCTGTTCGGCCTCGGCGTTTACGCGATCTGGCGTATGACCCAGCGCAGCACGCCGAACCTCGAATCCGAAGACCAGAGCAACATGGCTCCGGTCATGATGCAGACCGCAACGCCCGTGGCTGTCGAAGTCGCGCAGGAGGTCTGGGGTCAGGCCGAAGAGGACGAAAATACATGA
- the lpdA gene encoding dihydrolipoyl dehydrogenase, whose protein sequence is MAAKNFDMIVIGAGPGGYVAAIRGAQLGLKVACVEREHLGGICLNWGCIPTKALLRSSEVFHLMHRAKEFGLKAENIGYDLDAVVKRSRGVAKQLSGGIGHLFKKNKITSIMGEAKLSGKGKVTVTTKDGTEELTAKNIVVATGARARELPGLEADGDLVWTYKHALQPVRMPKKLLVIGSGAIGIEFASFYSTLGADTTVVEVMDRILPVEDAEIAAFAKKQFVKQGLTIMEKAGVKQLDRTPGKGVVAHIEVNGKIEKHEFDTVISAVGIVGNVEGLGLEDAGVKIDRTHVVTDEYCRTGVDGLYAIGDIAGAPWLAHKASHEGVMVAELIAGQHAHPIKPNTIAGCTYCHPQVASVGLTEEKAKAAGYDIKVGRFPFIGNGKAIALGEPEGLVKTVFDAKTGELLGAHMVGAEVTELIQGYVVGRTLETTEEDLMNTVFPHPTLSEMMHESVLDAYGRALHF, encoded by the coding sequence ATGGCTGCCAAGAATTTCGACATGATCGTCATCGGTGCCGGACCGGGCGGTTATGTTGCCGCGATCCGCGGCGCACAGCTCGGCCTCAAGGTCGCCTGTGTGGAGCGTGAACACCTCGGCGGTATTTGTCTGAACTGGGGCTGCATCCCGACCAAGGCGCTGCTGCGTTCGTCGGAAGTGTTCCACCTGATGCACCGCGCCAAGGAATTCGGCCTCAAGGCAGAGAACATCGGCTACGACCTCGACGCTGTGGTCAAACGCTCGCGCGGCGTGGCCAAGCAGCTGTCGGGCGGCATCGGCCACCTGTTCAAGAAGAACAAGATCACCTCGATCATGGGCGAGGCCAAGCTTTCGGGCAAAGGCAAAGTCACCGTCACCACCAAGGACGGCACCGAAGAACTCACCGCCAAGAACATCGTCGTCGCCACCGGCGCCCGTGCCCGCGAACTGCCGGGTCTCGAGGCTGACGGTGATCTGGTCTGGACCTACAAGCACGCGCTCCAGCCGGTGCGTATGCCCAAGAAACTGCTCGTCATCGGTTCGGGCGCCATCGGCATCGAATTCGCCAGCTTCTACAGCACCCTCGGCGCCGACACGACCGTGGTCGAAGTCATGGACCGCATTCTGCCGGTGGAAGACGCCGAAATCGCCGCCTTCGCGAAAAAGCAGTTCGTGAAGCAGGGCCTGACCATCATGGAAAAGGCCGGCGTCAAGCAGCTGGACCGCACCCCCGGTAAGGGCGTCGTCGCCCATATCGAAGTGAACGGCAAAATCGAGAAGCACGAGTTCGACACCGTGATCTCTGCTGTCGGTATCGTCGGCAACGTCGAGGGCCTCGGCCTCGAAGACGCTGGCGTGAAGATCGACCGCACCCACGTTGTCACCGATGAATACTGCCGCACCGGCGTTGATGGCCTCTATGCCATCGGCGATATCGCGGGCGCACCGTGGCTGGCGCACAAAGCCTCGCACGAAGGCGTCATGGTCGCCGAACTGATCGCAGGCCAGCACGCCCACCCGATCAAGCCGAACACCATCGCGGGCTGCACCTACTGCCACCCGCAGGTTGCGTCCGTCGGCCTCACCGAAGAAAAAGCCAAAGCCGCTGGCTACGACATCAAGGTCGGCCGCTTCCCGTTCATCGGCAACGGCAAAGCGATCGCTCTGGGCGAGCCCGAAGGTCTGGTGAAAACCGTGTTCGACGCGAAAACCGGCGAACTCCTGGGTGCACACATGGTGGGCGCGGAAGTCACCGAACTGATCCAGGGCTACGTCGTGGGCCGCACGTTGGAAACCACCGAAGAAGACCTGATGAACACCGTCTTCCCGCACCCGACGCTGTCGGAAATGATGCACGAGTCGGTGCTCGACGCCTATGGTCGCGCGCTCCACTTCTAA
- a CDS encoding rhodanese-like domain-containing protein gives MFQMLRSAVTPAAPANRITVQDAIAKSKTDEVVVIDVRDISEIKASGMAEGAVHVPLATLQMKANPSSPECLDVFKSGKPVAVYCAAGGRAGMAVQALQGFGYDAHNIGGFVHWAEAGGPVRH, from the coding sequence ATGTTCCAAATGCTCCGTTCCGCAGTCACCCCCGCCGCCCCGGCAAACCGCATCACCGTTCAGGACGCGATCGCAAAATCGAAGACCGACGAGGTCGTTGTCATCGACGTGCGCGACATCAGCGAAATCAAAGCCTCCGGCATGGCCGAGGGCGCCGTACACGTCCCGCTCGCGACACTGCAGATGAAGGCCAACCCGTCGAGCCCCGAGTGTCTTGACGTGTTCAAATCGGGCAAGCCGGTCGCTGTCTACTGCGCCGCCGGTGGCCGCGCCGGTATGGCCGTGCAGGCACTTCAGGGCTTCGGCTATGACGCCCACAACATCGGTGGCTTTGTCCACTGGGCCGAGGCCGGCGGTCCGGTCCGCCACTAA
- the uvrA gene encoding excinuclease ABC subunit UvrA, which translates to MPELKHIEVRGAREHNLKNIDVDIPRDELVVITGLSGSGKSSLAFDTIYAEGQRRYVESLSAYARQFLDMMEKPDVDHISGLSPAISIEQKTTSKNPRSTVGTVTEIYDYLRLLFARVGTPYSPATGLPIEAQQVQDMVDRVAAMEEGTRGYLLAPIVRDRKGEYRKEMLELRKQGFQRVKVDGTFYELDEPPTLDKKFRHDIDVVVDRIVVREGIETRLADSFRTALDLADGIAILETAPKEGEPERFTFSERFACPVSGFTIPEIEPRLFSFNAPFGACPTCDGLGKELFFDERLVVPDVTLKVADGAIAPWRKGKSPYFLQTIDAMAKHYGFKKSSPWKDIPEKVQQVFLYGSGKEEIQFRYDEGGRIYQVKRAFEGVIPNMERRYRETDSNWIREEFEQYQNNRPCGACGGYRLREEALAVKIAGLHVGQVVEKSIKEALAWINSVMDSLTTQKKEIARAIVKEISERLSFLNNVGLDYLTMSRNAGTLSGGESQRIRLASQIGSGLTGVLYVLDEPSIGLHQRDNDRLLTTLKNLRDQGNTVIVVEHDEDAIREADYVFDIGPGAGVHGGQVIAHGTPQQIAKHKDSITGQYLSGKRRIEVPAIRREGNGKKLTVVKADGNNLKDVTVDFPLGKFVCVAGVSGGGKSTLTIETLYKNAAMKLNGARETPAHCETIKGFEHLDKVIDIDQRPIGRTPRSNPATYTGAFTPIREWFAGLPEAQARGYKPGRFSFNVKGGRCEACQGDGVIKIEMHFLPDVYVECETCKGKRYNRETLEIRFKGKSIADVLDMTVEEAQEFFKAVPSIREKMDALMRVGLGYIKVGQQATTLSGGEAQRVKLSKELSKRSTGRTLYILDEPTTGLHFEDVRKLLEVLHELVEQGNTVVVIEHNLDVIKTADWIIDIGPEGGDGGGQVVATGTPEHVATVEASHTGRYLGPMLVNKVEAAE; encoded by the coding sequence ATGCCAGAACTCAAGCACATCGAGGTGCGTGGCGCCCGTGAGCATAACCTCAAGAACATCGACGTCGATATCCCGCGTGACGAACTGGTGGTAATCACCGGTCTGTCCGGTTCGGGCAAATCCTCGCTCGCGTTCGATACGATCTACGCCGAAGGGCAGCGCCGCTATGTGGAGTCGCTCTCGGCCTATGCGCGTCAGTTCCTCGATATGATGGAAAAGCCGGATGTGGACCACATCAGCGGCCTGTCTCCTGCGATCTCCATCGAACAGAAAACCACGTCGAAGAACCCGCGCTCGACCGTCGGTACCGTGACCGAGATTTACGACTACCTGCGTCTGCTGTTCGCCCGCGTGGGCACACCCTACAGCCCCGCCACGGGCCTGCCCATCGAGGCGCAGCAGGTGCAGGACATGGTCGACCGCGTCGCCGCGATGGAGGAGGGCACCCGCGGCTACCTTCTTGCGCCGATCGTGCGTGACCGCAAAGGCGAATACCGCAAGGAAATGCTGGAACTGCGCAAGCAGGGCTTCCAGCGTGTGAAGGTCGACGGCACCTTCTATGAACTGGACGAGCCGCCGACCCTCGACAAGAAATTCCGCCACGACATCGACGTCGTCGTCGACCGTATCGTCGTGCGCGAAGGGATCGAGACCCGCCTTGCGGACAGCTTCCGCACCGCGCTCGACCTCGCTGACGGCATCGCCATTCTGGAAACCGCACCGAAAGAGGGCGAACCGGAGCGTTTCACGTTCTCCGAGCGGTTCGCCTGTCCGGTGTCGGGCTTTACGATCCCCGAGATCGAGCCGCGCCTGTTTTCGTTCAATGCGCCTTTCGGTGCCTGTCCGACCTGTGACGGCCTCGGTAAAGAGCTGTTCTTCGATGAACGCCTCGTGGTGCCTGACGTCACGCTGAAGGTGGCTGACGGTGCGATTGCGCCGTGGCGGAAGGGCAAGAGCCCGTATTTCCTGCAAACCATCGACGCGATGGCAAAACACTACGGCTTCAAGAAATCCTCGCCGTGGAAAGACATTCCCGAGAAGGTGCAGCAGGTGTTCCTCTACGGCTCCGGCAAAGAGGAAATCCAGTTCCGCTATGACGAAGGCGGGCGTATCTATCAGGTGAAGCGTGCCTTTGAAGGCGTGATCCCGAACATGGAGCGCCGCTACCGCGAGACTGACTCCAACTGGATCCGCGAAGAGTTCGAGCAGTACCAGAACAACCGTCCGTGCGGCGCGTGTGGCGGCTACCGTCTGCGCGAAGAGGCGCTGGCTGTGAAAATCGCTGGTCTGCACGTGGGCCAAGTGGTCGAAAAGTCGATCAAGGAAGCCCTCGCGTGGATCAACAGCGTGATGGACTCGCTCACCACCCAGAAGAAAGAGATCGCCCGCGCCATCGTCAAAGAGATCAGCGAGCGCCTCAGCTTCCTCAATAACGTCGGCCTCGACTACCTGACCATGAGCCGCAACGCGGGCACGCTGTCGGGCGGTGAGAGCCAGCGTATCCGTCTCGCCTCGCAGATCGGTTCGGGTCTGACGGGCGTTCTTTACGTGCTCGACGAGCCGTCGATCGGTCTGCACCAGCGCGATAACGACCGCCTGCTGACCACGCTCAAGAACCTGCGCGATCAGGGCAATACAGTGATTGTCGTCGAACACGACGAGGATGCGATCCGCGAAGCCGACTATGTCTTCGACATCGGTCCGGGTGCGGGTGTCCACGGCGGCCAGGTGATTGCTCACGGCACGCCGCAGCAGATCGCCAAGCACAAGGACTCGATCACGGGTCAGTACCTGTCGGGCAAGCGCCGCATCGAGGTGCCTGCCATCCGCCGCGAAGGAAACGGCAAGAAGCTGACCGTGGTCAAAGCGGACGGCAACAACCTCAAGGACGTGACCGTCGATTTCCCGCTGGGCAAATTCGTCTGCGTGGCGGGGGTGTCGGGCGGCGGTAAGTCCACGCTGACCATCGAAACGCTCTACAAGAACGCCGCGATGAAGCTGAACGGTGCGCGCGAAACCCCTGCGCATTGTGAAACCATCAAGGGCTTCGAGCACCTCGACAAGGTCATCGACATCGACCAGCGTCCTATCGGGCGGACCCCGCGGTCCAACCCCGCGACCTACACCGGTGCGTTCACCCCGATCCGCGAATGGTTCGCGGGCCTGCCCGAAGCGCAAGCGCGCGGCTACAAGCCGGGTCGTTTCAGCTTCAACGTCAAGGGCGGTCGCTGCGAGGCGTGTCAGGGTGACGGCGTCATCAAGATCGAGATGCACTTCCTTCCCGACGTCTATGTCGAGTGCGAAACCTGTAAGGGCAAGCGCTACAACCGCGAGACACTGGAAATCCGCTTCAAGGGCAAGTCCATCGCCGACGTGCTGGATATGACCGTGGAAGAGGCGCAGGAGTTCTTCAAGGCTGTGCCGTCGATCCGCGAGAAGATGGACGCGCTGATGCGGGTGGGCCTTGGCTACATCAAGGTTGGCCAGCAGGCGACGACGCTTTCGGGCGGTGAGGCGCAGCGCGTGAAGCTGTCGAAGGAACTGTCGAAACGCTCGACGGGGCGGACGCTCTATATCCTCGACGAGCCGACCACGGGTCTGCACTTCGAAGACGTGCGAAAGCTCCTCGAAGTGCTGCACGAACTGGTGGAGCAGGGGAACACGGTGGTGGTGATCGAGCATAACCTCGACGTCATCAAGACCGCCGACTGGATTATCGACATCGGGCCCGAGGGCGGCGATGGCGGCGGTCAAGTCGTGGCAACCGGAACGCCCGAACACGTCGCAACCGTTGAGGCATCGCACACTGGCCGCTACCTTGGACCCATGTTGGTCAACAAGGTCGAGGCTGCGGAGTGA
- a CDS encoding DUF924 family protein yields MSMTDDILAYWIDELGPKGWYAGGEEIDDAIRARYLITWEEARAGALGHWLTDARGALAYIILLDQFPRNMFRGDARSFEMDPVARSTAKMAMDRGWDMEIEGDARQFFYLPLMHSENIVDQDRSVDLFSTRMETDGNVVHAKAHRKIIRDFGRFPYRNDALGRETTPEEQAFLDAGGYATVVKELSA; encoded by the coding sequence ATGAGCATGACCGACGATATCCTCGCCTACTGGATTGACGAGCTTGGCCCCAAGGGCTGGTACGCAGGCGGCGAGGAGATCGACGATGCCATCCGCGCGCGCTACCTGATCACTTGGGAAGAAGCGCGCGCTGGCGCCCTCGGCCACTGGCTCACCGATGCGCGCGGTGCGCTCGCCTATATCATCCTGCTCGACCAGTTTCCCCGCAATATGTTCCGCGGCGATGCGCGGTCGTTCGAGATGGACCCAGTGGCCCGCTCGACTGCAAAAATGGCGATGGATCGCGGCTGGGACATGGAGATCGAGGGCGATGCCCGCCAGTTCTTCTATTTGCCGCTGATGCATTCGGAGAACATCGTGGATCAGGACCGCTCGGTGGACCTGTTCTCGACCCGCATGGAAACGGACGGCAACGTCGTTCACGCCAAAGCGCACCGCAAGATCATCCGCGACTTCGGCCGCTTCCCGTATCGCAACGATGCCTTGGGCCGCGAAACCACGCCCGAGGAACAGGCTTTTCTCGATGCGGGTGGATATGCCACGGTCGTCAAAGAACTGAGCGCCTGA
- a CDS encoding YgaP family membrane protein: protein MFSTNEGKTDRMIRVVVGLILIGLFFAGTVGAFGWVLLIVGIVLLVTGATGTCPAYSLLGINTCKVK from the coding sequence ATGTTTTCCACAAACGAAGGTAAGACCGACCGCATGATCCGCGTGGTCGTAGGTCTCATACTCATCGGCCTGTTCTTTGCGGGCACCGTCGGCGCGTTCGGCTGGGTGTTGCTGATCGTCGGCATCGTGCTGCTCGTCACGGGCGCAACGGGTACCTGCCCCGCCTATAGCCTGCTGGGGATCAACACCTGCAAGGTGAAGTGA
- a CDS encoding DUF4260 domain-containing protein, translating to MNTILWQRIEGGMVFAASMLALFSVWTLGSLPPWWVMLLVFFSPDLSFIGYLAGPKVGAALYNIVHLYAFGVILVVIAISGVWVAPSLLVWGLLILGHAGFDRMFGYGLKEPSGFNQTHLGPIGHK from the coding sequence GTGAACACGATCCTCTGGCAACGCATCGAAGGCGGCATGGTTTTCGCCGCCTCGATGCTCGCGCTATTTTCCGTCTGGACGCTGGGAAGCCTGCCGCCGTGGTGGGTGATGCTGCTGGTGTTCTTCTCGCCGGACCTGTCGTTCATCGGCTATCTGGCGGGGCCGAAGGTCGGCGCGGCGCTTTATAACATCGTCCACCTCTATGCCTTCGGCGTTATCTTGGTGGTCATCGCGATCAGCGGTGTGTGGGTCGCGCCAAGCCTGCTGGTCTGGGGGCTGTTGATCCTCGGCCATGCGGGGTTCGACCGGATGTTCGGATACGGACTGAAAGAGCCGAGCGGGTTCAACCAAACCCACCTCGGCCCCATCGGTCACAAATGA
- a CDS encoding enoyl-CoA hydratase/isomerase family protein, which produces MSDDVKTRITGHVGRITLTRPKALNALSHPMCLEIEAALDAWRDDDAVKMVVIDAEGERAFCAGGDIASIYHDGIKGIYDPAQKFWRDEYRMNAKLFEFPKPVAAFMHGFVMGGGVGVGCHGSHRVVGDTTQMSMPECGIGLIPDVGGTLLLAQAPGRLGEFLGLTGERMGAADAIYAGFADYYIPEADWPAVIAELENTGDWEAIDRAAKPTGEARLKGWQADIDSVFGGERIGDVFRAIPSDPPEAIAHAQKALNRNSPLSMACTLELIHRVRMRPTIHNALEQEYRFTSRAAEHGDFVEGVRAAIIDKDRNPTWKHASWEELPSGEVTQMLLPVTGENVQF; this is translated from the coding sequence ATGAGCGACGACGTCAAAACCCGCATTACCGGCCACGTCGGCCGCATCACCCTGACCCGCCCTAAAGCGCTGAACGCGCTGTCCCATCCGATGTGCCTGGAGATCGAAGCCGCGCTCGACGCGTGGCGCGACGATGACGCGGTAAAGATGGTGGTCATCGACGCCGAGGGCGAGCGTGCGTTCTGCGCGGGCGGTGATATCGCCTCGATCTACCACGATGGCATCAAGGGCATTTACGACCCCGCGCAAAAGTTCTGGCGCGACGAATACCGCATGAACGCCAAGCTGTTCGAGTTCCCCAAACCCGTCGCCGCCTTCATGCACGGCTTCGTCATGGGCGGCGGTGTCGGGGTCGGCTGCCACGGCTCGCACCGCGTTGTCGGCGATACCACGCAGATGTCCATGCCCGAATGCGGCATCGGCCTCATCCCCGACGTGGGTGGCACGCTACTGCTCGCGCAGGCTCCCGGACGGTTGGGCGAATTCCTCGGCCTCACGGGCGAGCGGATGGGTGCGGCGGACGCGATCTACGCGGGTTTTGCCGACTACTACATCCCCGAGGCCGACTGGCCCGCCGTCATTGCGGAACTGGAAAACACCGGCGATTGGGAGGCGATCGATCGCGCTGCCAAGCCCACTGGCGAGGCGCGCCTCAAGGGCTGGCAGGCCGATATCGACAGCGTTTTCGGCGGTGAGCGCATCGGCGACGTGTTCCGCGCGATCCCTAGCGATCCGCCCGAAGCCATCGCCCACGCGCAGAAGGCGCTCAACAGAAACTCTCCGCTTTCAATGGCTTGCACGCTGGAGCTCATTCACCGCGTGCGGATGCGCCCGACGATCCATAACGCGCTGGAGCAGGAATACCGCTTCACTTCGCGCGCGGCAGAGCACGGCGATTTCGTCGAAGGCGTCCGCGCTGCGATCATCGACAAAGACCGCAATCCGACGTGGAAACACGCCAGCTGGGAAGAGCTCCCCAGCGGCGAGGTCACACAGATGCTGCTGCCCGTGACGGGCGAAAACGTGCAATTCTAA
- a CDS encoding DUF1236 domain-containing protein, with product MLKSVLTIATVATLAAGGAFAGNGNGNGNGNGNGHGNNGNHGANASGIHCPPGLANRDPACVPPGQAKKGVTTEEWTGYEVGDHIDRDDFTWIDVENYDLPELEPGERYAIVGDQVIIIDPTTYTVVALLDVLANLEAAN from the coding sequence ATGCTGAAATCTGTTCTGACAATCGCTACTGTAGCGACTCTCGCAGCCGGTGGTGCGTTTGCCGGCAATGGTAACGGCAACGGCAATGGCAACGGTAACGGCCACGGAAACAATGGTAACCACGGCGCAAACGCCAGTGGCATTCACTGCCCGCCCGGCCTTGCGAACCGCGACCCCGCTTGCGTCCCCCCGGGTCAAGCCAAGAAGGGCGTGACCACCGAGGAGTGGACCGGCTACGAAGTTGGCGACCACATCGACCGTGATGACTTCACGTGGATCGACGTTGAAAACTACGATCTGCCCGAACTGGAACCGGGCGAGCGTTATGCCATCGTCGGTGATCAAGTGATCATTATTGACCCGACCACTTACACTGTCGTCGCGCTGCTTGATGTTCTCGCGAACCTTGAAGCCGCCAATTAA
- a CDS encoding acyl-CoA dehydrogenase family protein, translating to MDFALSEEQSAIFDMAHAFGQEHIAPFAQEWEAAGTIPRELWTTIAELGFGGIYVSEESGGTGLSRLDATLVFEALSMACPSVAAFLSIHNMCARMIDAYGSDDLKERYLDKAISMETVFSYCLTEPGSGSDAAALKTRAENLNDEWQLTGNKAFISGGGYSDAYIVMARTGDFGAKGISAIVLDDGTEGLSFGGLEAKMGWKAQPTRQVQMDAAKAPLGNLLGEEGKGFKYAMAGLDGGRLNISACSLGGAQAALDATVQYMSERKAFGQSLDQFQALQFKLADMEIEMQAARTFLRQAAWKLDQGAHDATKFCAMAKAFVTEVSSRVADECLQLHGGYGYLADYGIEKIVRDLRVHRILEGTNEIMRLITARSMVAK from the coding sequence ATGGACTTCGCATTGTCGGAGGAGCAGTCCGCGATTTTCGATATGGCCCACGCCTTCGGGCAGGAACATATCGCGCCGTTCGCGCAGGAATGGGAAGCCGCTGGCACCATCCCGCGTGAGCTCTGGACCACCATTGCCGAGCTGGGTTTCGGCGGCATCTACGTATCCGAAGAGTCCGGCGGCACGGGGCTTTCGCGCCTCGACGCGACGCTGGTTTTCGAAGCCCTGTCAATGGCTTGCCCGTCTGTCGCGGCCTTCCTGTCGATCCACAACATGTGCGCCCGCATGATCGACGCCTACGGGTCTGACGACCTCAAAGAGCGTTATCTCGACAAAGCCATCAGCATGGAGACCGTATTCTCCTACTGCCTCACCGAACCCGGTAGCGGATCGGACGCAGCAGCGCTGAAAACCCGCGCGGAGAACTTGAACGACGAGTGGCAACTGACTGGCAACAAAGCGTTTATCTCGGGCGGTGGCTATTCCGACGCCTACATCGTCATGGCCCGCACGGGCGATTTCGGCGCCAAGGGAATCTCGGCTATCGTGCTGGATGACGGCACCGAGGGGCTTTCCTTCGGCGGGCTTGAGGCCAAGATGGGCTGGAAGGCCCAACCCACCCGCCAAGTGCAGATGGACGCCGCCAAAGCCCCGCTCGGCAACCTCCTCGGCGAGGAAGGCAAAGGCTTCAAATACGCGATGGCGGGGCTGGATGGCGGGCGCCTGAACATCTCCGCCTGCTCGCTCGGCGGCGCTCAGGCCGCGCTGGATGCGACGGTGCAATACATGAGCGAACGCAAGGCGTTCGGCCAATCGCTCGACCAGTTCCAAGCGCTGCAATTCAAGCTCGCGGATATGGAGATCGAAATGCAGGCCGCCCGCACCTTCCTGCGTCAGGCCGCGTGGAAACTCGACCAAGGCGCACATGACGCGACCAAGTTCTGCGCCATGGCCAAAGCCTTCGTGACCGAGGTCTCCAGCCGCGTGGCGGACGAATGCCTGCAACTTCACGGCGGCTACGGCTACCTCGCCGACTACGGCATCGAAAAGATCGTCCGCGATCTGCGCGTGCACCGCATCCTCGAAGGAACCAACGAAATCATGCGCCTCATCACGGCGCGGAGCATGGTGGCGAAATGA
- the mmsB gene encoding 3-hydroxyisobutyrate dehydrogenase, producing MKIAFIGLGNMGAPMARNLMDAGHEVIGCDPVATPDGITMAATNAEAVGGADAVITMLPNGKILSAVAAEIHPAMRKGAVHIDCSTVDVTSARDVASAAEAAGLGALDAPVSGGIGGAAGGTLTFMVGGSDAAFETAKPLFDIMGQKAVHCGPAGNGQAAKICNNMILGVTMIATCEAFALADKLGLDRQAMFDVVSTSSGYSWTMNAYCPAPGVGPQSPADNGYKPGFASELMLKDLGLSQMAAEAVDADTPMGQLANQLYKSFVEDEDGKGTDFSAMLPRFEKRGRV from the coding sequence ATGAAGATCGCATTTATCGGACTTGGCAATATGGGCGCCCCGATGGCGCGCAACCTGATGGACGCCGGCCACGAGGTCATCGGCTGCGACCCCGTCGCCACCCCCGACGGCATCACCATGGCCGCCACGAACGCCGAAGCCGTGGGCGGCGCGGATGCCGTGATCACCATGCTGCCGAACGGCAAGATCCTGTCGGCCGTGGCCGCTGAAATCCACCCCGCCATGCGCAAGGGCGCGGTGCATATCGACTGCTCCACCGTCGACGTGACCAGCGCGCGCGACGTGGCCTCCGCTGCCGAGGCGGCAGGTCTGGGCGCACTGGATGCGCCCGTGTCGGGCGGCATCGGCGGCGCCGCTGGCGGCACGCTCACTTTCATGGTCGGCGGCTCGGATGCGGCGTTCGAAACCGCCAAGCCGCTCTTCGACATCATGGGCCAGAAGGCGGTCCACTGCGGCCCTGCGGGCAACGGTCAGGCGGCGAAGATCTGTAACAACATGATCCTCGGCGTCACCATGATCGCAACCTGCGAAGCCTTCGCGCTCGCCGACAAGCTCGGCCTTGACCGTCAGGCGATGTTCGACGTGGTCAGCACCTCGTCGGGCTATTCGTGGACGATGAACGCCTACTGCCCCGCCCCCGGCGTTGGTCCGCAATCGCCCGCAGACAACGGCTACAAACCCGGCTTTGCGTCGGAGCTGATGCTCAAAGACCTCGGCCTGTCGCAGATGGCCGCCGAGGCCGTGGATGCGGACACCCCGATGGGCCAGCTTGCGAACCAGCTCTACAAGTCCTTCGTCGAGGACGAGGACGGCAAAGGCACCGACTTCAGCGCCATGCTGCCCCGCTTTGAAAAACGCGGGCGCGTTTGA